The following are encoded in a window of Drosophila simulans strain w501 chromosome 3L, Prin_Dsim_3.1, whole genome shotgun sequence genomic DNA:
- the LOC6736757 gene encoding mucin-5AC, which translates to MDTVYGTKKYFQSLSGVSDIYRAQTCRQMSADYTYQNTVGRRSQLGAYYHMNKQPSYTNEHSLNSQYGYNTWGIWRDGRNIAPSTFSAKTHTPYPKNRSFSIILTTAAFIVLLAVISIAGLAFYFSSIKTNLEDPVMGFEGSFRIAKGDLFSTGLKYNHTTTYKQKIDFYKRFVERSMMDNGLQPLRTDVWGFGDGPLIKVSFRVFLDVRKLPQNILSVEEYIKESLFLETSAAKSLYRSLRLDTESVEIKRIMDEQVVRSAAILKEAQTVPTSQTQLEKRLMKKGSTPATPPVHPKPNPNTTPKPKNPLLRNHSADEEPDIDVENAPVIQGSFEGSFEITKTDADIARKKTPPTRAYQAASSTLPPKAIAVTPFSLRVKPKKPSIEKLTTVLPQQVPTGGSISSTRATTKATKATTTTKRTTTSTTRKTTTTTTPKPTTTTTTTEATTTTTTSTTTTTPPPPPSTTRATTTSTTTFTYPSVSTPPPNQGGSLPKLDANLFTTFPILDTQPWRPMHREVPELLPGPPPAFPTKTLPGGTTPTVNHIPQRRIDEFELPFIADNPTPPTAAVAPVTVDPYSLGFLNPGLRVQEPKPNLGPQPQDQDMLFYHNFGSPIFMPGTENIERLGGALVEPHPLPVPLIDDVIIPPFKPIDATMGTGDKIPFNLDASNERFEHLGGGVIAKKPQEKLEKKEQPSKKEQLEPHVKEANQTAPEKKKIQANRDQKPDQPEITTKVEKKQEKVEVTTIPTNVPVKSSPKPTKSPSLPSLKPTDNSVLADTIGEFFMELLNLPKEENATATKKPTEDAIESRIEPEEEESLDTLKTPSVSHSKPNFMNLKEIILQRNTPSSILSNETLEESTTTTMPTTTTSTTTEEPRTTKRNRIRTTSERPTMMDDSNLFPSHSKWEFVNSSSAQGFGHNSNMRKVFNQTLQAWVSEDIDKSENLTLNDIKTRINNASNIQDISLIFDTLASKLGITPSVPNKFPPFSQNKLKQAPKEDVTRRPIPSSTTTEIPLLIPESLLPVEREPFIKPMSSFIDDGSSEVLGAAIPVIGEAEVEVVDPLNYEEMLKISQFAASSTEPSVHKLVTLLPVRSNSGIRTYRPPAADEETQRSASAPAPLTAPAPAPSPGKISIRRKSNLNQSRRFGQPPAEAVVKGGIQVTVKK; encoded by the exons ATGGACACCGTCTATGGGACAAAGAAGTACTTCCAGAGTTTATCCGGCGTGAGTGATATATACAGGGCGCAGACATGTCGGCAAATG AGCGCGGACTATACATACCAGAACACAGTTGGCCGGAGGTCTCAGCTGGGGGCATACTACCACATGAACAAGCAGCCCTCGTACACCAATGAGCACAGTCTGAACAGTCAGTATGGGTACAATACGTGGGGCATCTGGCGGGATGGCAGGAACATAGCGCCATCCACCTTCTCGGCAAAGACGCACACGCCGTACCCCAAGAATCGATCATTCAGCATTATCCTTACAACGGCTGCATTCATCGTCCTGCTGGCCGTCATCTCAATCGCAGGATTGGCATTCTACTTCAGCTCTATAAAAACCAATCTAGAGGATC CTGTCATGGGCTTTGAGGGCTCCTTCCGCATCGCCAAAGGGGATCTCTTCTCCACTGGTTTGAAGTACAACCACACCACTACCTACAAACAGAAGATCGATTTCTATAAGAGATTCGTGGAGCGTTCCATGATGGACAATGGATTGCAGCCACTGCGCACCGATGTCTGGGGCTTTGGTGACGGTCCACTGATAAAGGTCTCATTCCGCGTATTCCTCGATGTCCGTAAACTGCCGCA AAACATCCTGAGTGTCGAGGAGTACATCAAGGAGTCTTTGTTCCTGGAAACTTCGGCTGCAAAATCCTTATATCGCTCACTGCGTTTGGACACGGAGTCGGTGGAGATCAAGCGCATAATGGATGAGCAGGTGGTGCGATCTGCAGCGATATTAAAAGAAGCC CAAACGGTGCCCACTAGTCAAACACAACTGGAAAAGCGTCTCATGAAAAAGGGCAGCACACCGGCAACACCTCCAGTTCATCCTAAGCCGAATCCGAATACCACGCCCAAGCCGAAGAATCCTCTGCTGCGCAATCATTCCGCCGACGAAGAGCCCGATATCGATGTGGAGAATGCTCCAGTTATTCAAGGATCTTTCGAGGGTTCCTTCGAGATCACCAAGACGGACGCGGACATAGCCCGGAAGAAGACTCCGCCAACTCGCGCCTACCAAGCCGCTAGTAGCACCTTGCCACCCAAGGCCATTGCGGTTACGCCCTTTTCCTTGAGGGTGAAGCCCAAGAAGCCGAGCATCGAGAAGCTAACAACGGTGCTGCCGCAACAGGTGCCCACCGGAGGTTCTATTAGCTCCACCAGGGCAACCACCAAGGCCACCAAGGCAACTACTACCACGAAGAGAACCACAACTTCCACTACGAGGAAAACTACAACAACGACTACTCCGAAGCCTACAACTACTACTACAACCACGGAGGCCACTACAACTACCACTACCTCAACGACTACAACAACACCCCCACCACCTCCAAGCACCACTAGAGCAACCACCACAAGCACCACCACTTTTACCTATCCCTCCGTGAGCACACCGCCTCCGAATCAAGGGGGATCTCTGCCCAAATTGGATGCCAATCTGTTTACCACGTTCCCCATTCTGGACACTCAACCGTGGAGACCCATGCATCGAGAGGTACCTGAGCTGCTACCCGGACCAccgcccgcttttcccacAAAAACTCTACCCGGTGGAACCACGCCCACAGTGAACCATATACCGCAGAGGAGAATCGACGAATTTGAACTGCCCTTCATTGCAGACAACCCCACGCCTCCAACAGCTGCTGTGGCTCCAGTGACAGTGGATCCCTATAGTTTGGGTTTCCTCAATCCGGGATTGCGAGTACAAGAGCCAAAACCAAATCTCGGACCACAACCACAGGATCAGGACATGCTGTTTTACCATAATTTCGGCAGTCCGATCTTTATGCCGGGCACCGAGAATATAGAACGCTTGGGAGGAGCTCTGGTGGAACCACATCCTTTGCCTGTTCCTCTCATAGATGATGTTATTATACCACCATTCAAGCCCATCGATGCTACCATGGGAACGGGTGACAAGATACCCTTCAATCTGGACGCCAGCAACGAGAGATTCGAGCATTTGGGTGGAGGAGTTATTGCAAAGAAACCCCAGGAGAAGCTGGAGAAGAAGGAGCAACCATCAAAGAAAGAGCAATTGGAACCACACGTCAAGGAAGCGAATCAGACGGCTCcggaaaagaagaaaattcaGGCGAATAGGGATCAGAAGCCAGATCAACCAGAGATAACCACTAAAGTGGAAAAGAAACAAGAGAAAGTGGAGGTCACCACCATACCTACAAACGTACCAGTTAAAAGCTCACCCAAGCCAACGAAGTCTCCATCTCTACCCTCGCTAAAACCTACGGATAACTCTGTGTTGGCCGACACCATTGGAGAATTCTTCATGGAGCTGCTTAATCTGCCCAAAGAGGAAAATGCGACTGCGACTAAAAAACCAACAGAGGATGCGATAGAATCCCGCATAGAACCTGAGGAAGAGGAATCCCTGGATACCCTGAAAACCCCTAGTGTAAGCCACTCCAAGCCGAACTTCATGAACCTCAAGGAGATCATTCTGCAGAGGAATACCCCCTCATCGATACTCTCCAACGAAACTTTGGAGGAATCCACAACCACGACGATGCCGACGACAACAACCAGCACCACAACGGAGGAGCCCAGAACCACGAAAAGGAATCGCATTCGAACCACCAGTGAACGGCCCACAATGATGGACGACTCAAACCTATTTCCTTCCCACTCCAAATGGGAGTTTGTCAATAGTTCATCGGCTCAAGGATTTGGACACAACTCGAATATGAGGAAGGTGTTCAATCAGACCCTGCAGGCTTGGGTATCGGAGGACATTGACAAGTCGGAGAACTTGACTTTAAACGATATCAAGACAAGGATCAACAATGCCAGTAACATTCAGGACATCTCCCTGATCTTTGATACGTTGGCCTCCAAGCTGGGCATTACTCCCAGTGTTCCCAATAAGTTTCCTCCGTTTTCGCAAAACAAACTGAAGCAAGCTCCGAAGGAAGATGTCACAAGGAGACCAATACCCAGCTCCACCACCACGGAAATACCATTACTGATTCCGGAATCTCTTCTGCCTGTCGAAAGGGAGCCCTTTATTAAGCCCATGTCTAGTTTTATAGATGATGGCTCCTCGGAAGTCCTGGGAGCGGCTATTCCCGTGATTGGCGAGGCTGAAGTGGAGGTAGTCGATCCACTAAACTACGAGGAGATGCTCAAGATCTCACAGTTCGCTGCCAGCAGTACGGAACCGAGTGTCCATAAGCTGGTGACACTTCTTCCGGTGAGATCCAACTCCGGAATCCGAACCTACAGACCACCAGCCGCGGATGAGGAGACGCAGAGGAGTGCCAGTGCTCCGGCCCCCTTGACTGCACCTGCACCTGCTCCTTCGCCCGGAAAGATTAGCATACGGCGCAAGAGCAACCTCAACCAGAGCCGGAGATTCGGACAACCACCTGCAGAGGCGGTGGTCAAGGGCGGCATTCAGGTGACGGTCAAGAAGTGA
- the LOC6736759 gene encoding ribosome biogenesis protein BRX1 homolog, which yields MGRKFLNKKKKATPQLEIVPLDENPPLPPQRSSDDVVPKKEKWVNKQRVLVFSARGISHRDRHLMKDIKTLMPHHRPESKMERSKTLSVVNEMCEMKHCNKAMLFEGRRKRDLYMWISNTSGSTGPSAKFLIENIHTMAELKMTGNCLRGSRPLLSFDSKFDELPHLKLLKELFVQTYSVPNHHPKSQPFVDHVFTFTYLDKRIWFRNFQILSEDGGLSEVGPRYVMNPVKIFDGSFTGKTIWENPDYVSPSKQRQVLKKAAKDKYVNRVEQKVKHEATRPIRAYDGMDNDELFEDDDPVETAKILAAIAKKKKEEAAKQTPKSALTKKIKEKQLQAVKDVIERKKAKTIKRVKKV from the exons CAGAGATCCTCAGATGATGTGGTGCCCAAAAAG GAAAAATGGGTGAACAAACAGCGCGTGCTGGTATTCTCCGCGCGCGGTATTAGCCACCGGGACCGACACTTAATGAAGGATATTAAAACCCTAATGCCGCACCACCGACCCGAATCCAAAATGGAGCGCTCCAAAACCTTGTCGGTGGTCAACGAAATGTGCGAAATGAAGCACTGCAACAAGGCGATGCTGTTCGAGGGACGCCGGAAAAGGGATCTGTACATGTGGATATCCAACACCTCGGGATCCACTGGTCCATCCGCTAAATTCCTCATCGAAAACATTCACACAATGGCCGAACTGAAGATGACGGGCAACTGCTTGCGGGGATCGCGTCCGCTGCTCTCCTTTGACTCCAAATTCGACGAGCTGCCGCACCTTAAGCTGCTCAAGGAGCTGTTCGTGCAGACCTACTCGGTGCCCAACCATCATCCCAAGAGCCAGCCCTTCGTCGATCACGTTTTCACCTTCACCTACCTGGACAAACGCATCTGGTTCAGAAATTTCCAGATTCTATCCGAGGATGGCGGTTTGTCCGAAGTCGGGCCGCGTTACGTGATGAATCCTGTGAAAATATTCGATGGTTCCTTCACTGGCAAAACCATCTGGGAGAATCCGGACTACGTGAGTCCATCCAAACAGCGTCAGGTACTCAAGAAGGCCGCCAAGGATAAGTACGTGAACCGAGTGGAGCAAAAGGTCAAGCACGAGGCCACGCGACCGATTAGAGCTTACGATGGCATGGATAACGATGAGCTATTCGAGGACGATGATCCCGTGGAGACGGCCAAGATACTGGCTGCGATagccaaaaagaagaaggaggaAGCCGCCAAACAGACACCCAAATCGGCGCTGACCAAGAAGATCAAGGAGAAACAACTACAGGCCGTGAAAGATGTGATTGAAAGAAAGAAGGCAAAAACCATTAAACGCGTGAAAAAGGTTTAA
- the LOC6736758 gene encoding choline transporter-like 1: MGCAESKDGEGEAQNNRPKYRSCTDTCWLAIYIIFWLFLIVIAIFSFVYGNPLRIINGYDSFGNTCGVKYNEKFQGFPLSGMNTLDKPELFYFDVKELKKSLKICVKSCPAKTMTKGSELLEYYSQTGTQLCKYDYNMQQLTTAGNDAKTFNFLGPCPSFPVHESSPVLHRCVPKGTGEKVQNYYDMLNNWDVAQQFVGDIYSTWHIIAMVCGLALLISIALVTMMHWLSRIVSWIICVLVIVASVALTVALWYAYYNIRNKSGVNTQYSMLEEFVRNQQAVLTLAVLATITMIILIVVIYFLRNKLAGLSALFEEAGQCMMNLPGLLIAPLLAFLVLIAFLSFWVAVIICLATASSPGQSPIAPFDNSKAHQQPLPANALFVSNSTGVNDLRPNARVEYADAGALRSMFWIYVVGLIWTVEFIFACQQFALAAAVAFWYFQKPTSTPTFYAIGKLVKYHLGTVAKGSFVITIFKIPRLILTYLYAKLKKGEDKGSECAACCLKCCICGFWLLEKFIRFLNHNAYTVVAIESINFCPAAGIAWNAMATNVLQVATINSVGDFILFLGKVVVAALSGLIGIVLLKDMPGLNFYMAPVIIIIIFSFFIAHIILSLFEMVVDTLFLCVCEDKTLNGRSGRWAQSNLAKLVGEEPLQPGEEPPIEVVQMMPINKQPFSITRLSQSDPEVAPMSAE, from the exons ATGGGCTGTGCGGAGAGCAAGGACGGCGAGGGGGAGGCGCAAAACAATAGGCCCAAATACCGGTCCTGCACGGACACCTGCTGGCTGGCCATTTACATTATATTCTGGCTGTTTTTG ATAGTGATTGCCATCTTTTCGTTCGTTTATGGAAATCCCTTGCGCATCATCAATGGCTACGACTCCTTTGGCAACACCTGTGGCGTTAAGTACAATGAAAAGTTCCAGGGATTCCCGCTGTCCGGCATGAATACGCTCGACAAGCCGGAGCTCTTCTATTTCGATGTCAAGGAGCTGAAAAAGTCCCTCAAGATATGCGTCAAGTCATGTCCCGCCAAAACTATGACCAAGGGCAGCGAGCTGCTGGAATACTACAGCCAAACGGGCACTCAGCTCTGCAAATACGACTACAACATGCAGCAGCTGACTACGGCGGGCAACGATGCCAAAACGTTCAATTTCCTGGGCCCTTGTCCCAGTTTTCCCGTTCATGAGAG TTCGCCTGTCCTACATCGCTGTGTGCCCAAGGGTACGGGCGAGAAGGTTCAGAACTACTACGATATGCTCAACAACTGGGATGTGGCCCAGCAGTTCGTTGGCGACATCTACTCCACCTGGCACATCATTGCCATGGTCTGTGGATTAGCTTTGC TCATTTCCATTGCTTTGGTGACCATGATGCACTGGCTGTCTCGCATCGTCTCCTGGATCATCTGTGTTCTGGTCATAGTGGCCAGTGTGGCGCTTACTGTTGCTCTGTGGTATGCCTACTACAACATACGCAATAAGTCTGGAGTGAACACACAATACTCTATGCTGGAGGAGTTTGTGCGCAACCAACAGGCGGTCTTAACCTTGGCCGTCCTGGCCACCATAACCATG ATAATCCTTATCGTGGTCATATACTTCTTGAGGAACAAATTGGCTGGCCTGTCTGCGCTTTTCGAAGAAGCTGGTCAGTGCATGATGAATCTCCCAGGACTTTTGATCGCTCCGCTCTTGGCCTTCCTTGTGCTTATAGCCTTCTTAAGCTTTTGGGTCGCAGTGATCATTTGCCTGGCCACTGCCAGTTCACCTGGACAAAGTCCCATTGCTCCGTTCGACAACTCGAAGGCCCATCAGCAGCCTTTGCCAGCAAACGCGTTGTTCGTTTCCAACAGCACCGGCGTCAATGATTTAAGAC CAAATGCCCGTGTAGAATATGCCGATGCCGGAGCTCTTCGCAGCATGTTCTGGATCTATGTGGTGGGTCTTATATGGACGGTGGAGTTTATTTTCGCATGCCAGCAGTTCGCTTTGGCCGCAGCCGTGGCCTTCTGGTACTTCCAAAAACCGACCAGCACACCGACCTTTTACGCGATTGGCAAACTGGTTAAGTATCATTTGGGTACGGTGGCCAAGGGATCCTTTGTCATCACTATTTTCAAGATTCCCCGCCTGATACTCACTTATTTGTACGCCAA ATTGAAAAAGGGCGAGGACAAGGGATCGGAGTGCGCCGCCTGCTGTTTGAAGTGCTGCATTTGTGGCTTCTGGCTGCTCGAGAAGTTCATTCGCTTCTTGAATCATAATGCCTACACCGTGGTGGCTATCGAATCCATTAACTTCTGCCCCGCTGCTGGCATT GCTTGGAATGCCATGGCCACGAATGTCCTGCAAGTGGCCACCATTAACAGTGTGGGCGACTTCATTCTCTTCCTGGGAAAGGTTGTGGTGGCCGCGCTCTCTGGCCTGATTGGTATCGTTTTGCTCAAGGATATGCCCGGTCTGAATTTCTACATGGCTCCCgtcataatcatcatcatatTCTCCTTCTTTATTGCTCACATTATCCTCTCGCTGTTTGAG ATGGTAGTCGATACCTTATTCCTCTGCGTCTGCGAGGATAAGACCCTGAATGGTCGCTCTGGTCGTTGGGCGCAGAGCAACTTGGCCAAGCTGGTAGGCGAGGAACCGCTGCAGCCTGGCGAGGAGCCGCCCATCGAAGTTGTTCAAATGATGCCCATCAACAAGCAGCCATTTAGTATTACCCGACTCTCTCAGTCCGATCCCGAGGTGGCTCCCATGTCGGCGGAGTAG